The following proteins are encoded in a genomic region of Thiomonas sp. X19:
- the dapC gene encoding succinyldiaminopimelate transaminase, with product MNPLLSRLQPYPFEKLRALTAGVRPNPAYAPISLGIGEPRHPTPDLIKQALVDHLDGLAHYPATAGSAELRQACAAWASRRYGAALDAATQVLPVNGSREALFALAQVVLDPAREQATVVSPNPFYQIYEGAALLAGAHCHFAPVDAARNFAVNWDAVPEQVWQRTQLLYVCSPGNPTGAVMPLEEWERLFALSDRHGFVIASDECYSEIWFGDAAPLGGLEAAVQLGRTDFRRLVMFTSLSKRSNVPGLRSGFVAGDAHILKAFLQYRTYHGSAMGPAVQAASIAAWNDEVHVQANRRLYRDKFARVLPILQPVLDVRQPDAGFYLWAKTPNDDVEFAIGLLQNYNCTVLPGSLLAREQDGHNPGSRRIRLALVAEIDACVEAAERIAAYARSL from the coding sequence GTGAATCCCCTGCTCAGCCGACTCCAGCCCTATCCCTTCGAGAAACTGCGCGCCTTGACGGCGGGCGTACGTCCCAATCCTGCTTACGCGCCCATCAGTCTCGGCATCGGCGAGCCCCGGCATCCAACGCCGGACCTCATCAAGCAGGCCCTGGTCGATCATCTGGACGGCCTGGCGCACTACCCGGCCACGGCTGGCAGCGCGGAATTGCGCCAGGCTTGCGCAGCCTGGGCCAGCCGGCGCTATGGCGCGGCGCTCGACGCTGCCACGCAGGTGCTGCCGGTGAATGGTTCGCGCGAGGCGCTGTTCGCGCTGGCGCAGGTGGTGCTGGACCCTGCGCGGGAGCAAGCCACCGTGGTCAGCCCCAATCCCTTTTACCAAATTTACGAGGGCGCGGCGCTGCTGGCCGGGGCGCATTGCCATTTCGCCCCGGTGGATGCGGCGCGCAATTTCGCGGTGAACTGGGACGCCGTGCCCGAGCAGGTGTGGCAACGCACCCAGCTGCTGTATGTCTGCTCCCCGGGCAACCCTACCGGGGCCGTCATGCCCCTGGAGGAATGGGAGCGTTTGTTCGCGCTGTCCGACCGGCATGGTTTCGTCATTGCCAGCGACGAGTGCTACTCCGAAATCTGGTTCGGCGATGCAGCGCCTCTGGGCGGGCTGGAAGCCGCGGTGCAACTGGGCCGCACCGATTTTCGCCGGCTGGTGATGTTCACCTCGCTGTCCAAGCGCTCCAACGTGCCTGGGCTGCGCTCCGGTTTCGTCGCCGGCGACGCCCATATTCTCAAGGCCTTTCTGCAATACCGCACCTACCACGGCAGCGCCATGGGGCCGGCAGTGCAGGCGGCCAGCATCGCCGCATGGAACGATGAGGTGCATGTGCAGGCAAACCGGCGCCTGTATCGCGACAAGTTCGCCCGGGTTTTACCCATCCTGCAGCCCGTGCTGGATGTGCGTCAGCCCGACGCCGGTTTTTATCTGTGGGCCAAGACGCCGAACGACGATGTCGAATTCGCCATCGGCTTGCTCCAAAACTACAATTGCACGGTTTTGCCCGGCAGCCTTCTGGCCCGCGAGCAGGACGGCCACAATCCGGGCAGCCGGCGCATCCGCCTGGCCCTGGTGGCTGAAATCGACGCCTGCGTCGAAGCCGCCGAGCGCATCGCCGCCTACGCCCGCAGCCTTTGA
- a CDS encoding RNA polymerase sigma factor: protein MSQEPALDRFCLEVRPRALRLALLETAGNSHLAADLVQDSLAKLVSNYRDKPAEEWAPLFYSILRNRITDWHRRKKIEKVFDFFFASDDDDESAPAPWESLADPGPGPDHQLGNLQLAGRIADAIGKLSARQREAFMLREMEGLSIADTAKAMHVSEGSVKTHHLRALTRLRNVLQSDNPLTGGISS, encoded by the coding sequence GTGAGCCAGGAACCTGCGCTCGACCGCTTCTGCCTGGAGGTGCGCCCGCGCGCGCTGCGGCTGGCGCTGCTGGAAACGGCGGGCAATTCGCATTTGGCCGCCGACTTGGTGCAGGACAGCCTGGCCAAACTGGTGAGCAATTACCGTGACAAACCTGCCGAGGAATGGGCACCGCTGTTCTACAGCATTCTGCGCAACCGCATCACCGACTGGCACCGGCGCAAGAAAATCGAGAAGGTGTTCGATTTTTTCTTTGCCAGCGACGATGACGATGAAAGCGCGCCGGCACCGTGGGAAAGCCTGGCCGACCCAGGCCCGGGCCCTGACCACCAACTCGGCAACCTGCAGCTTGCCGGTCGGATTGCCGACGCCATCGGCAAGCTCAGCGCGCGCCAGCGCGAGGCTTTCATGTTGCGCGAGATGGAGGGCCTGTCGATCGCCGACACGGCAAAAGCCATGCATGTGAGCGAAGGCAGCGTGAAAACCCATCACTTACGCGCCCTGACCCGCCTGCGCAATGTGCTGCAGAGTGATAATCCATTAACCGGGGGAATTTCATCGTGA
- the dapE gene encoding succinyl-diaminopimelate desuccinylase, producing MTSPTRKLAEALIARHSVTPADGGCQELLAERLRPLGFACEFIEAGPDEFRVRNLWALRPGQGGADAPVLAFAGHTDVVPTGPLEQWHSDPFIPTERDGKLYGRGAADMKTSLAAMVVAVEGLLAAQPQPQGSIAFLLTSDEEGPARDGTVRVCEALQQRGQRLDWCIVGEPTSVSTLGDTIKNGRRGSLSGHLSVHGVQGHIAYPHLAQNPIHLAAPALAELAAMQWDAGNAHFPPTSWQMSNIRAGTGATNVIPGGLTLDFNFRFSTEATPQSLKDRVHAVLDRHGLNYTLDWTLGGEPFLTRPGSLSAALQAAIAAETGQHAELSTTGGTSDARFIAKICPQVVEFGPPNASIHQIDEHVELRFLDPLAAIYRRTLEALVA from the coding sequence ATGACATCTCCCACCCGCAAACTCGCCGAAGCCTTGATTGCGCGCCATTCCGTCACGCCTGCCGACGGTGGCTGCCAGGAGTTGCTGGCCGAGCGCCTGCGCCCCCTTGGCTTTGCCTGCGAGTTCATCGAGGCCGGGCCAGACGAATTCCGCGTGCGCAACCTTTGGGCGCTGCGCCCGGGGCAGGGCGGGGCGGATGCGCCGGTGCTGGCCTTCGCCGGCCATACCGATGTGGTGCCCACCGGGCCGCTGGAGCAATGGCACAGCGACCCCTTCATTCCCACCGAGCGTGACGGCAAGCTCTATGGCCGTGGCGCCGCTGACATGAAAACATCGCTGGCGGCGATGGTGGTTGCGGTTGAAGGCTTGCTCGCGGCGCAGCCGCAGCCGCAGGGCTCGATCGCCTTCCTGCTCACCAGCGACGAGGAAGGCCCGGCGCGCGACGGCACGGTGCGCGTGTGCGAGGCCTTGCAACAACGCGGCCAGCGGCTCGACTGGTGCATCGTCGGCGAACCCACGTCTGTTTCCACCCTGGGCGACACGATCAAGAACGGCCGGCGCGGTTCGCTCTCAGGGCACCTCAGCGTGCATGGCGTGCAAGGGCATATTGCCTACCCGCATCTGGCGCAAAACCCCATCCATCTGGCCGCACCCGCACTGGCCGAGCTCGCCGCCATGCAGTGGGATGCCGGCAACGCCCATTTCCCGCCGACCAGTTGGCAGATGTCCAATATCCGCGCCGGCACCGGCGCCACCAACGTCATCCCCGGCGGCCTGACGCTGGACTTCAACTTCCGCTTCTCCACCGAAGCCACGCCGCAATCCCTCAAGGACCGTGTGCACGCCGTGCTCGACCGCCATGGCCTGAACTACACACTCGACTGGACCCTGGGCGGCGAGCCCTTCCTCACCCGGCCTGGCAGCTTGTCGGCTGCCTTGCAGGCCGCCATTGCGGCTGAAACCGGGCAGCATGCCGAACTGTCCACGACAGGCGGCACGTCCGACGCGCGCTTCATCGCCAAGATCTGTCCGCAGGTGGTCGAGTTCGGACCGCCCAACGCCAGCATCCACCAGATCGACGAGCATGTGGAACTGCGCTTCCTCGATCCGCTGGCCGCCATCTACCGGCGCACCCTCGAGGCTTTGGTGGCGTGA
- the dapD gene encoding 2,3,4,5-tetrahydropyridine-2,6-dicarboxylate N-succinyltransferase, producing MTTQLQTLIDQAWDNRAQLSPAAAPAELRQAVEHVLDELNAGRLRVAQKVEGEWVTHQWLKKAVLLSFRLTDNTMMRCGDLHFFDKVQIKFSRLGEEEMRAAGVRVVPPAVARHGSYLAPGVVLMPSYVNIGAYVDSGTMVDTWSTVGSCAQIGKNVHLSGGVGIGGVLEPVQANPTIIGDNCFIGARSEVVEGVIVEDNCVISMGVYIGKSTKIYDRATGEVHYGRIPEGSVVVSGNLPSADGKYSLYCAVIVKRVDAQTRAKTAINELLRD from the coding sequence ATGACCACACAACTCCAGACCCTCATTGATCAGGCTTGGGACAACCGCGCCCAACTGAGTCCCGCCGCAGCGCCGGCTGAACTGCGTCAGGCGGTCGAGCATGTGCTCGACGAACTCAACGCCGGGCGTTTGCGCGTGGCTCAGAAAGTCGAAGGCGAATGGGTGACGCACCAATGGCTGAAGAAGGCCGTGCTGCTGAGTTTTCGCCTCACCGACAACACCATGATGCGCTGCGGCGACCTGCATTTTTTCGACAAGGTGCAAATCAAATTCAGCCGCCTGGGTGAAGAGGAGATGCGCGCAGCCGGCGTGCGCGTGGTGCCGCCGGCCGTGGCGCGGCATGGCAGCTATCTGGCGCCCGGCGTGGTGCTGATGCCGTCCTACGTCAACATCGGCGCCTATGTGGACAGCGGCACCATGGTCGATACCTGGTCCACCGTCGGCTCGTGCGCGCAGATCGGCAAGAACGTGCATCTGTCGGGCGGCGTCGGCATCGGCGGCGTGCTGGAGCCGGTGCAGGCCAACCCCACCATCATCGGCGACAACTGCTTCATCGGGGCGCGCTCGGAAGTGGTGGAAGGCGTCATCGTTGAAGACAACTGCGTCATCTCCATGGGCGTGTATATCGGCAAGTCCACCAAAATCTACGACCGCGCCACCGGCGAGGTGCATTACGGCCGCATTCCCGAGGGCTCGGTCGTGGTGTCGGGCAACCTGCCGAGCGCCGACGGCAAATACAGCCTGTATTGCGCCGTCATCGTCAAGCGCGTGGATGCCCAGACCCGCGCCAAGACGGCCATCAACGAATTGCTGCGCGACTGA
- a CDS encoding PilT/PilU family type 4a pilus ATPase produces MSTMERLFKLMAEKKASDIYISPHAPILIRISGQAVAINRQVLTPEDPPKLLAEIVDAKRQQQLQDEGELNIGMSRTGIGSFRLSAFIQRGSVAMVIRYIPSDIPPLESLNLPGVMADLVMEKHGLILMVGSTGSGKSTSLAAMLDHRNARMTGHILTLEEPIEFLFKNKKSIVNQREVGIDAKSLSVGLKNALRQAPDCIMIGEIRDTETMTAALNYALSGHLCLSTLHANNSYQALNRILGFYPLDMRPALLSDLSAGLRAVVSQRLLRATAGGLTPAVEVMLNTPLIRELIAKGDFSTIKDTMEKTMAEGSQTFEQCLARMVVEGQVSRDEALAYADSPTNLMWRLQNDFSNRPTSSLPANAMLDSDEPSFREISLDLGAN; encoded by the coding sequence ATGTCGACGATGGAACGCCTGTTCAAGCTCATGGCCGAGAAAAAAGCTTCGGACATCTACATCAGTCCGCATGCTCCCATTCTCATCCGCATCAGCGGCCAGGCCGTGGCCATCAACCGCCAGGTGCTCACCCCGGAAGATCCGCCCAAACTGCTGGCCGAAATCGTCGATGCCAAACGCCAGCAGCAATTGCAGGATGAGGGCGAGCTCAATATCGGAATGTCGCGCACCGGCATCGGCAGCTTCCGCCTGAGCGCCTTCATCCAGCGCGGCAGCGTGGCCATGGTGATCCGCTACATCCCGAGCGATATTCCGCCACTGGAGAGCTTGAATCTTCCCGGGGTGATGGCCGACCTGGTGATGGAAAAGCATGGCTTGATCCTGATGGTGGGCTCGACTGGCTCGGGCAAGAGCACGAGCCTGGCGGCCATGCTGGACCACCGCAATGCGCGCATGACCGGCCACATTCTCACGCTGGAGGAGCCGATCGAGTTCCTGTTCAAGAACAAGAAGTCCATCGTCAATCAGCGCGAGGTCGGCATCGACGCCAAGAGCCTTTCCGTTGGCTTGAAGAACGCGCTGCGCCAAGCACCCGACTGCATCATGATCGGTGAAATTCGTGACACCGAAACCATGACCGCGGCGTTGAACTACGCGCTCTCCGGCCATTTGTGCCTCAGCACCCTGCACGCCAACAACAGCTATCAGGCGCTCAATCGCATCCTCGGCTTTTACCCGCTGGACATGCGCCCCGCGCTGCTGTCCGATTTGTCCGCCGGCCTGCGCGCGGTGGTGTCTCAGCGCCTGCTACGGGCCACGGCTGGCGGCCTGACTCCGGCGGTGGAGGTGATGCTGAACACGCCGCTGATCCGCGAACTCATCGCCAAAGGCGATTTTTCGACCATCAAGGACACCATGGAAAAAACCATGGCCGAAGGCTCGCAGACTTTCGAGCAGTGTCTGGCGCGCATGGTGGTGGAAGGCCAGGTTTCACGTGATGAGGCGCTGGCCTATGCCGACTCCCCCACCAACCTGATGTGGCGCTTGCAGAACGATTTTTCCAACCGCCCGACCAGCTCGCTGCCAGCCAACGCCATGCTCGATTCGGATGAGCCCTCGTTCCGCGAAATCTCGCTCGACCTCGGTGCCAACTGA